In one Burkholderiales bacterium GJ-E10 genomic region, the following are encoded:
- a CDS encoding putative helicase, superfamily II, producing MTDRLDGRISLRVTPHGHLLIESDPTAVMLPEDVALRIHEAFARGTGPGLLQLAAGEAGATLPPALAFFRQFALRYIYSLCTVPDGTQAGADHPAVELQDSEIGEAIRSAPLIAGSEYITPDALRNWWNAIDEAARSEMRSRDCTIEAFLHAHNPVWNSVGRIHFNLAPNRKEDKGADAEPFAFVVTYTPKLLAQGRPQHVPLGQALQTVSGARQREQLLSLLGPVQRAGESCDWVKALLASGDLYRPTRWTAAQAYRLLQDSPKLERAGVIVRLHGLWSGPRPPRPKVSATIGSHAPSGLGRDALLDFQVGMTLGDETLTDAEIRSLLSGTESLVWLRGQWVEVDRDRLKPLLKRFSDIEALASRNGIGFFEASRMIADAGIGGSELSVDAEDAGWIGVEAGPWLAQRLAELRGTDGRALPYTPPPGLAAQLRPYQAAGVQWLQLLAQLGLGACLADDMGLGKTLQVIAFLLHGKPEARKPRRTKDAKATTRAALLIVPASLIANWVAEFRRFAPGLRILVAHPSATPAAEIRGLDQEEVGAYDAVITSYGTLARSPNLQAIAWRAVVVDEAQAIKNPGTKQARAVKAVSGSLRIALTGTPVENRLGDLWSIFDFINPGLLGTAREFSDFTARLARRDANPYGPLRALVRPYILRRMKTDRAIIADLPDKTEMVAYCPLTKPQAALYQQAVDGLSADLETAQGASRRGLILAYLTRFKQICNHPRHWLGGADWVKDESGKFARLAEICETIREKQEKVLVFTQYQEATAPLAAFLAEVFGRPALVLHGKTPIKARQDLVARFQDDELVNAFVISLRAGGVGLNLTAASHVIHFDRWWNPAVENQATDRAYRIGQKRNVLVHKLVCRGTIEERIDRMIAEKTALASDLLDSKEEIKLTELSNAELLDLVKLDLRSAALEA from the coding sequence TTGACTGATCGCCTGGATGGCCGGATCTCTCTGCGGGTCACCCCCCACGGCCACTTGCTGATCGAATCCGACCCCACCGCAGTGATGCTGCCGGAGGATGTCGCGCTGCGGATTCATGAGGCGTTCGCGCGCGGCACCGGCCCGGGTCTGCTGCAACTTGCCGCCGGGGAAGCCGGCGCAACCCTTCCCCCTGCTCTGGCATTTTTCCGCCAGTTCGCGCTGCGATACATCTATTCGCTGTGCACCGTGCCGGACGGAACCCAGGCCGGCGCGGACCACCCGGCGGTCGAACTTCAAGACAGCGAGATCGGCGAGGCCATCCGTTCCGCCCCGCTCATCGCGGGCTCCGAATACATCACCCCGGATGCGTTGCGGAACTGGTGGAACGCGATCGACGAGGCCGCTCGAAGCGAAATGCGCTCGCGCGACTGCACGATCGAAGCGTTTCTGCACGCGCACAACCCAGTCTGGAACAGCGTCGGCCGCATCCACTTCAACCTCGCACCCAATCGCAAGGAAGACAAGGGAGCCGATGCCGAGCCCTTCGCCTTCGTCGTCACCTACACCCCCAAGCTGCTGGCGCAAGGGCGCCCGCAGCATGTGCCTCTGGGCCAAGCCTTGCAAACCGTTTCCGGGGCGCGACAGCGGGAGCAATTGCTGTCCCTGCTCGGCCCCGTGCAACGGGCCGGCGAATCCTGCGATTGGGTCAAGGCGCTGCTGGCGTCGGGCGACCTCTATCGCCCGACGCGCTGGACGGCGGCACAGGCATACCGGCTGCTGCAGGACAGCCCAAAGCTCGAACGCGCGGGCGTCATCGTTCGCCTGCATGGCCTGTGGAGCGGCCCCAGGCCGCCGCGCCCGAAGGTTTCCGCCACGATTGGGAGCCACGCCCCGTCCGGACTGGGGCGCGATGCCCTGCTCGACTTCCAGGTGGGCATGACGCTCGGGGACGAAACGCTCACCGATGCGGAAATCCGCAGCCTGCTCTCCGGCACCGAAAGTCTGGTCTGGCTGCGAGGCCAATGGGTCGAGGTGGACCGGGATCGGCTCAAGCCGCTGCTCAAGCGCTTCTCCGACATCGAAGCCCTGGCTTCGCGCAACGGCATCGGGTTCTTCGAGGCGTCGCGCATGATCGCCGACGCCGGAATCGGCGGCTCGGAACTTTCCGTCGACGCGGAGGATGCCGGCTGGATCGGCGTCGAGGCAGGGCCTTGGCTCGCGCAGCGGCTGGCGGAATTGCGCGGCACCGACGGGCGAGCGCTTCCGTACACGCCGCCGCCGGGTCTTGCCGCGCAATTGCGACCCTATCAGGCAGCGGGCGTCCAATGGCTGCAACTCCTGGCCCAACTCGGTCTCGGCGCCTGTCTCGCCGACGACATGGGTCTGGGAAAAACGCTGCAGGTCATCGCATTTCTGCTGCACGGCAAGCCGGAGGCGCGCAAGCCGCGGCGGACGAAGGACGCGAAAGCGACGACCCGCGCAGCGCTCCTCATCGTCCCGGCCTCCCTCATCGCGAACTGGGTCGCGGAATTCCGGCGATTCGCTCCGGGCCTACGCATCCTCGTCGCCCATCCGTCCGCAACCCCCGCCGCGGAAATCCGCGGGCTCGACCAGGAAGAGGTCGGGGCGTACGACGCGGTGATCACCAGTTATGGGACGCTTGCGCGCTCCCCCAACCTGCAGGCAATCGCCTGGCGGGCGGTGGTCGTGGACGAGGCCCAGGCAATCAAGAATCCCGGCACGAAGCAGGCGCGGGCGGTCAAGGCCGTATCGGGATCGCTACGGATCGCGCTCACGGGCACTCCGGTCGAGAACCGCCTGGGCGACCTGTGGTCGATCTTCGATTTCATCAATCCGGGCCTGCTCGGAACCGCGCGCGAATTCTCGGATTTCACGGCCCGGCTGGCGCGGCGCGACGCCAACCCGTACGGCCCCTTGCGCGCGCTCGTCCGACCCTACATCCTGCGGCGGATGAAAACCGACCGGGCGATCATTGCCGACCTGCCCGACAAGACGGAAATGGTCGCCTACTGCCCGCTCACAAAACCGCAGGCCGCGCTCTACCAGCAGGCGGTCGATGGCTTGTCTGCCGACCTCGAAACGGCGCAAGGCGCTTCCCGGCGCGGCCTGATCCTCGCCTATCTCACCCGGTTCAAGCAGATCTGCAATCACCCGCGGCACTGGCTGGGCGGCGCGGACTGGGTAAAGGACGAGAGCGGCAAGTTCGCACGGCTGGCGGAAATCTGCGAGACCATCCGCGAAAAGCAGGAAAAGGTGCTCGTGTTCACGCAGTACCAGGAGGCCACCGCGCCGCTCGCCGCGTTTCTCGCGGAGGTCTTCGGGCGCCCTGCCTTGGTTCTCCACGGCAAGACGCCGATCAAGGCGCGGCAGGATCTCGTCGCCCGCTTCCAGGATGACGAGCTCGTCAACGCGTTCGTGATTTCCTTGCGCGCGGGCGGCGTCGGCCTCAACCTCACCGCCGCGTCGCATGTCATCCACTTCGACCGCTGGTGGAACCCCGCCGTGGAAAACCAGGCGACCGACCGGGCGTACCGCATCGGGCAGAAACGCAACGTGCTCGTCCACAAGCTGGTTTGCCGCGGAACCATCGAAGAGCGGATCGACCGGATGATCGCCGAGAAAACCGCCCTGGCGTCCGACCTGCTCGACTCCAAAGAGGAAATC
- a CDS encoding PilT protein domain protein, with the protein MRTQPVEPANSWRSANHSRFVSVDLKQAVELSAELGIYAYDAYVIACAMNQRSPILTLDRGLAARCGSERS; encoded by the coding sequence ATGCGCACGCAACCGGTCGAACCCGCGAACTCCTGGCGTTCAGCGAACCATAGCCGCTTTGTCAGCGTGGACCTGAAGCAGGCGGTCGAACTCTCGGCGGAGCTCGGCATCTACGCGTACGATGCCTACGTCATCGCGTGCGCGATGAACCAACGATCCCCGATCCTGACGTTGGACCGGGGATTGGCTGCGCGGTGCGGGTCGGAACGGTCGTAA
- a CDS encoding phosphomannomutase, producing MPTPALCASAYAEGMPSLMVTGSHIPDDRNGIKFNRARGEFLKSDEAAMPPLRVGVYQHSAVGRDLLVDLLRALGAEVVALGRSPGFVPVDTEAVRPEDAALARAWAAEYGFDALLSTDGDSDRPLLADEHGEWLRGDVLGIVAAISRHRTATLSRPRRLQHSGKIDHGQRDSLVGTLPARITRSERLQDTPGQIREARLAALRGPGVQAVWCIGCATKRTPRAAQTRRIVSKRGSLPGRRALYSASRAMPESFATCDIPRARAMSPIAAASSAGSFSSRTAVRYAATSSSLFRYSAASNSGSSETLIRLAIIHPPMLSPAQSLGPTRHQSRRRHSLESWAWLGLQALASLEKTHICRRRHAVALFRMPEISRFLGIIVAMFYSDHAPPHFHARYGSHRVEIEIGTLRVLAGDFPPRVLGLLMEWAALHRAELQEDWELARSHAELKRISPLE from the coding sequence GTGCCGACCCCGGCGCTGTGCGCGAGCGCCTACGCCGAGGGTATGCCGTCGCTGATGGTGACCGGCAGCCACATTCCCGACGATCGCAACGGCATCAAGTTCAACCGGGCGCGCGGCGAGTTCCTGAAATCCGACGAGGCGGCCATGCCGCCGCTGCGCGTGGGGGTCTACCAGCATTCGGCCGTGGGGCGCGACCTGCTGGTGGACCTGCTGCGCGCGCTGGGCGCGGAGGTCGTGGCACTGGGACGCTCCCCGGGGTTCGTGCCGGTGGACACCGAGGCGGTACGGCCCGAGGATGCGGCGCTGGCCCGCGCCTGGGCGGCGGAATATGGCTTCGACGCCCTGCTCTCCACCGACGGCGACTCGGACCGCCCGCTGCTCGCCGACGAGCACGGCGAGTGGCTGCGCGGCGACGTGCTGGGCATCGTGGCGGCGATAAGTCGTCACAGGACCGCGACATTGAGCAGGCCAAGACGCTTGCAGCACAGTGGCAAGATTGACCATGGCCAACGAGACTCCCTGGTCGGCACCCTGCCCGCGCGCATCACGCGCAGCGAGCGCCTGCAGGACACGCCGGGCCAGATCCGCGAAGCAAGGCTGGCGGCCCTGCGCGGACCCGGGGTTCAGGCGGTCTGGTGCATTGGTTGCGCGACCAAACGCACCCCCAGGGCGGCGCAAACCCGGCGGATCGTCTCGAAGCGCGGTTCGCTGCCGGGGCGAAGGGCCTTGTATAGCGCTTCGCGGGCGATGCCGGAATCCTTTGCAACCTGCGACATCCCCCGCGCGCGAGCGATGTCGCCAATCGCAGCGGCAAGCAGTGCCGGGTCATTTTCCTCGAGAACGGCCGTCAGGTACGCCGCCACATCCTCTTCGTTGTTCAGGTACTCGGCCGCATCGAACTCGGGAAGTTCGGAAACCTTGATCCGCTTGGCCATCATCCATCCTCCAATGCTTTCGCCAGCGCAATCGCTCGGCCCTACAAGGCACCAGAGTCGGCGCAGACACTCGCTGGAATCATGGGCCTGGCTCGGGCTCCAGGCTCTTGCCTCGTTGGAAAAGACTCATATTTGCCGGCGACGTCACGCCGTGGCACTATTCCGCATGCCTGAAATCTCCCGTTTCCTTGGCATTATCGTGGCGATGTTCTATAGCGATCACGCTCCGCCGCATTTTCATGCGCGATACGGAAGCCACCGGGTCGAGATTGAAATCGGCACCTTGCGTGTCCTTGCCGGCGACTTCCCGCCACGCGTCTTGGGTCTCCTCATGGAGTGGGCCGCATTGCATCGCGCGGAATTGCAAGAAGACTGGGAACTGGCGCGAAGCCATGCCGAATTGAAGCGAATTTCCCCTTTGGAGTAA
- a CDS encoding capsule polysaccharide export ATP-binding protein — protein sequence MIYIIIYTYNAFLSRRGHDDTPHKTTLIRIMSGSDRPHSGTVRKDMPVSWPLAFGDVFQGSLTGKDNARAGKWWFAARCRPRRCARAPTPRVCRR from the coding sequence ATGATATATATAATTATCTATACTTACAATGCCTTCCTTTCCCGCCGAGGCCACGACGACACGCCGCACAAGACGACCCTCATCCGCATCATGAGCGGCTCGGACCGGCCGCACAGCGGCACGGTCCGCAAGGACATGCCGGTGTCCTGGCCGCTGGCCTTCGGCGATGTTTTCCAGGGCAGCCTCACCGGCAAGGACAACGCGCGCGCGGGCAAGTGGTGGTTTGCGGCGAGGTGCCGACCCCGGCGCTGTGCGCGAGCGCCTACGCCGAGGGTATGCCGTCGCTGA
- a CDS encoding pANL56, whose product MDLEWDEAKREETLRERGLDFADAEAVFSGPTVAFRDERRECGEDRTNTIGFLDGRMVVVVWTQRGGARRIISMRKANEREQARYGGVG is encoded by the coding sequence ATGGACCTGGAATGGGACGAGGCCAAGCGGGAAGAGACGTTGCGAGAGCGCGGGCTGGATTTCGCGGATGCCGAAGCCGTTTTTTCCGGCCCAACTGTCGCGTTCCGCGACGAAAGGCGCGAATGCGGCGAGGACCGAACCAACACGATCGGATTCCTGGATGGGCGCATGGTGGTCGTCGTCTGGACGCAGCGCGGCGGCGCGCGCCGCATCATCAGCATGAGGAAGGCCAATGAACGAGAGCAAGCGCGGTACGGCGGGGTGGGTTGA
- a CDS encoding phosphomannomutase has protein sequence MHLRPSGNAPELRVYAEADRPDRAAELVTAGMAVLRSWRPAAGES, from the coding sequence GTGCATCTGCGCCCCTCGGGCAACGCGCCCGAGCTGCGCGTGTACGCCGAGGCCGACCGCCCCGACCGGGCGGCGGAGTTAGTCACCGCCGGCATGGCTGTGCTGCGGTCGTGGCGGCCGGCGGCGGGCGAATCCTGA
- a CDS encoding excisionase/Xis, DNA-binding protein — protein sequence MARVAQRCIMAALDHSRAVQITLTTDKGEHPTVAVPPAALKLIGQVLGAMSEGRPIMLIPAQQEFTTVEAAHFLNVSRPFVIKEIEAGRLPYRMVGTHRRIAFEDLVAYGKAMREKQAAALERMAENARELGLEY from the coding sequence ATGGCTCGCGTTGCGCAGCGCTGCATCATGGCGGCGTTGGATCACTCACGCGCGGTGCAAATCACGCTCACGACCGACAAGGGCGAACATCCGACCGTAGCGGTGCCGCCGGCTGCGCTCAAACTTATCGGCCAGGTCCTTGGTGCGATGAGCGAAGGTCGGCCGATCATGCTCATACCGGCACAACAGGAGTTCACGACCGTCGAAGCCGCGCACTTTTTGAATGTATCCCGGCCCTTCGTGATCAAGGAGATCGAGGCGGGCAGGCTTCCGTACCGGATGGTCGGCACGCATCGACGCATCGCTTTCGAGGATCTTGTCGCCTACGGAAAAGCAATGCGCGAAAAGCAAGCGGCAGCGCTGGAGCGGATGGCGGAAAACGCTCGCGAACTGGGGCTTGAGTACTGA
- a CDS encoding bifunctional DNA primase/polymerase, with translation MSTATLPVEPAWRLAQRPDAQRWLVSELWAEQAVGIVGGEPKCCKSFLALDLAVAVASGRPCLRRFAVPNPGRVLLYAAEDASHVVRQRLDGICAAAGCRLAELDVQVITAPILRLDLPADRAALERTVAELQPRLLILDPFVRLHRIDENASGEVAPLLAYLRELQRRYAASVLLVHHARKSAGAMRAGQALRGSSEFHAWGDSNLYLRRANDALSLTIEHRAASSPPGIQLELRADGDALALRPVQPSSDPPPPPAGLDERITAALLAAANPMSIHALRAQCRVRNASLYERLAALTAAGRLQRTADGYRLADRN, from the coding sequence GTGAGCACCGCGACGCTGCCGGTCGAGCCGGCCTGGCGCTTGGCCCAGCGGCCCGACGCGCAGCGCTGGCTGGTCAGCGAACTCTGGGCCGAGCAGGCGGTGGGCATCGTCGGCGGCGAGCCCAAGTGCTGCAAGAGCTTCCTCGCGCTCGACTTGGCCGTGGCGGTCGCCTCGGGTCGCCCTTGCCTGCGGCGCTTCGCCGTGCCCAATCCCGGCAGGGTGCTGCTATACGCGGCCGAGGATGCCTCGCACGTCGTGCGCCAGCGGCTCGATGGCATCTGCGCCGCCGCCGGCTGTCGGCTGGCCGAGTTGGACGTGCAGGTGATCACCGCGCCCATCCTGCGACTCGACCTGCCGGCCGATCGCGCGGCCCTCGAGCGCACCGTCGCCGAACTGCAACCGCGCCTGCTGATCCTCGACCCCTTCGTGCGCCTGCATCGCATCGACGAGAACGCCAGCGGCGAGGTAGCCCCTCTGCTCGCCTACCTGCGCGAGTTGCAGCGCCGCTACGCCGCTTCCGTGCTGCTGGTGCACCATGCACGCAAATCCGCCGGCGCCATGCGCGCCGGCCAGGCGCTGCGCGGCTCCTCCGAGTTCCACGCCTGGGGCGACTCGAACCTGTACCTGCGCCGCGCAAACGATGCGCTCAGCCTGACGATCGAACATCGCGCCGCGTCGTCGCCGCCCGGCATCCAGCTCGAGCTGCGGGCCGACGGCGATGCACTGGCCTTGCGACCCGTACAACCGTCGTCCGATCCGCCGCCACCGCCCGCCGGCCTCGACGAACGCATCACCGCCGCGCTGCTGGCCGCCGCTAACCCAATGAGCATCCACGCTCTGCGCGCCCAATGCCGCGTACGCAACGCCTCCCTCTACGAGCGCCTCGCCGCACTGACCGCCGCCGGTCGACTTCAGCGCACCGCCGACGGCTACCGACTCGCCGATCGCAACTGA
- a CDS encoding integrase family protein → MSASKHASVHERWAHLRFSVIGQLLAAPPPKGELRAELRKLAERTWRHPVTGEPARFALSTIERWLLRARRERRDPVGVLRRKVRADAGVQKVGSAIRQALQAQYAAHPSWSVQLHTDNLRALIERDPALGSMPSYSSVRRLFQAQGWRKRQRLSSRDTAGAQRAEARLAAREVRSYEAHYVGSLWHWDCHVGSRPVLTAAGRWATPVLFGVLDDCSRLGCHLQWYLRENAECVAHGLSQAIQKRGLPRAAMSDNGAAMLAAEITEGLARLGIAHETTLAYSPYMNGKIENLWANVEGRLMAMLEGVTDLTLATLNEATQAWCEYDYNRTVHSEIGATPLARFLAGPDVLRPSPDSDALRLAFTRTEKRTQRQSDGTLVVEARRFEVPNRYRHLRELHVRYAAWDLARVHLLDERSGQVLCRLYPQDKQANARGVRRPLEPLAAAADAPRPPTGAMAPLLQSLMAKQAATGLPPAYLTKDEPPAPEGNEP, encoded by the coding sequence ATGAGCGCATCGAAACACGCTTCAGTCCACGAACGTTGGGCGCATCTGCGCTTCTCGGTGATCGGGCAACTGTTGGCGGCCCCGCCGCCGAAGGGCGAACTGCGCGCCGAGCTCAGGAAGTTGGCTGAGCGCACTTGGCGGCACCCGGTCACGGGCGAGCCGGCGCGCTTTGCGCTCTCGACCATCGAACGCTGGCTGTTGCGGGCGCGGCGCGAGCGGCGCGACCCGGTCGGAGTCCTGCGGCGCAAGGTGCGCGCCGATGCCGGGGTCCAGAAGGTGGGCTCGGCGATCCGGCAAGCGCTGCAGGCGCAGTACGCCGCGCACCCGAGCTGGTCGGTGCAGCTTCACACCGACAACCTGCGGGCGCTCATCGAGCGCGACCCGGCGCTGGGGTCTATGCCATCGTACTCGAGCGTCCGGCGGCTGTTCCAGGCGCAGGGTTGGCGCAAGCGCCAGCGGCTCAGCAGCCGCGATACGGCGGGCGCTCAACGAGCCGAGGCCCGGCTGGCCGCGCGCGAGGTGCGCAGCTACGAGGCCCACTACGTCGGCTCGCTGTGGCACTGGGACTGCCACGTCGGTTCGCGACCGGTGTTGACCGCCGCCGGTCGATGGGCCACGCCAGTGCTCTTCGGCGTGCTCGACGATTGCTCGCGGCTGGGCTGCCACCTGCAGTGGTACCTGCGGGAGAACGCCGAGTGCGTGGCCCACGGTCTGTCGCAGGCAATCCAGAAGCGCGGGCTGCCGCGCGCGGCCATGAGCGACAACGGTGCGGCGATGCTCGCCGCCGAGATCACCGAGGGGCTCGCTCGGCTGGGCATCGCGCACGAGACGACGCTGGCGTACTCGCCATACATGAACGGCAAGATCGAGAACCTGTGGGCGAACGTCGAAGGAAGACTGATGGCGATGCTCGAGGGCGTGACCGACCTGACGCTCGCCACCTTGAACGAAGCGACCCAGGCCTGGTGCGAGTACGACTACAACCGCACCGTGCACTCCGAGATCGGCGCAACGCCGCTGGCGCGTTTCCTCGCCGGCCCCGATGTGCTGCGGCCCAGCCCGGATAGCGACGCGCTGCGGCTGGCCTTCACCCGCACCGAGAAGCGCACCCAGCGCCAGAGCGACGGCACGCTGGTGGTCGAAGCCCGGCGCTTCGAGGTTCCCAACCGCTACCGGCACCTGCGCGAGCTGCACGTGCGCTACGCCGCCTGGGACCTCGCCCGGGTGCACCTGCTCGATGAACGCAGCGGCCAAGTCCTGTGCCGCCTGTACCCGCAGGACAAGCAGGCCAACGCCCGGGGCGTGCGCCGGCCGCTCGAGCCGCTCGCGGCGGCGGCGGACGCGCCTCGACCGCCCACCGGCGCGATGGCCCCGCTGCTGCAGAGTCTGATGGCCAAGCAGGCTGCCACGGGCCTGCCGCCGGCCTACCTGACCAAGGACGAACCACCGGCACCGGAAGGGAACGAACCATGA
- a CDS encoding phosphoglucomutase/phosphomannomutase alpha/beta/alpha domain I: MTRPDAASTRSAPTIAEWMTASGVAFGTSGARGLVRAMTDRVCYAYTRGFLEHLARCGEFSPGARVALAGDLRPSTPRILRACAAAVRDAGGEVVVCGEVPTPALCASAYAEGMPSLMVTGSHIPDDRNGIKFNRARGEFLKADEAAKLPLRVGVDAAAFDADGALLAAAALPPVRDVAGGYLRRYTDFFGAGALRGMRLGVYQHSAVGRDLLVELLRALGAEVVALGRSPGFVPVDTEAVRPEDAALARAWAAEYGFDALLSTDGDSDRPLLADAHGEWLRGDVLGIVAARFLGVRAVATPVSSNTALELAGFATDIRRTRIGSPYVVAAMQEAVAAGHAPVAGFEANGGFLLATDVLRQGRRLPALPTRDAVLPMLCALVAAREADLPLSALVGTLPARTTRSERLQDMPTRLSEARLAGLRGAGGIDAARDLFGALCGEPAGIDFTDGVRMRFEGGDIVHLRPSGNAPELRVYAEADSPDRAAELVTAGMAVLRSWREVGGES, translated from the coding sequence ATGACCCGACCCGACGCTGCCTCAACCCGTTCCGCCCCGACCATTGCCGAATGGATGACGGCCTCCGGCGTGGCGTTCGGGACCAGCGGCGCGCGCGGGCTGGTGCGCGCCATGACCGATCGCGTGTGCTATGCCTACACGCGCGGCTTCCTGGAACACTTGGCGCGCTGCGGGGAGTTTTCGCCCGGCGCGCGCGTGGCCCTGGCCGGGGATCTGCGGCCGAGCACGCCGCGCATCCTGCGCGCCTGCGCGGCGGCGGTGCGCGACGCCGGGGGCGAAGTGGTGGTTTGCGGCGAGGTGCCGACCCCGGCGCTATGCGCGAGCGCCTACGCCGAGGGCATGCCGTCGCTGATGGTGACCGGCAGCCACATTCCCGACGACCGCAACGGCATCAAGTTCAACCGCGCGCGCGGCGAGTTCCTGAAAGCCGACGAGGCGGCCAAGCTGCCGCTGCGCGTGGGGGTCGACGCCGCGGCATTCGATGCCGACGGCGCGCTCCTTGCCGCGGCGGCGCTGCCGCCGGTACGGGACGTCGCGGGCGGCTACCTGCGGCGCTACACCGACTTTTTCGGGGCGGGGGCGCTGCGCGGCATGCGCCTGGGGGTCTACCAGCATTCGGCCGTCGGGCGCGACCTGCTGGTGGAGCTGTTGCGCGCGCTGGGCGCGGAGGTCGTGGCGCTGGGACGCTCGCCGGGGTTCGTGCCGGTGGACACCGAGGCGGTGCGGCCCGAGGATGCGGCGCTGGCCCGCGCCTGGGCGGCGGAATACGGCTTCGACGCCCTGCTCTCCACCGACGGCGACTCGGACCGCCCGCTGCTGGCCGACGCGCACGGCGAGTGGCTGCGCGGCGACGTGCTGGGCATCGTGGCGGCGCGCTTTCTCGGCGTCCGGGCGGTGGCGACGCCGGTGAGCAGCAACACGGCGCTCGAACTCGCCGGATTCGCAACCGACATCCGGCGCACCCGCATCGGTTCGCCCTACGTGGTGGCGGCCATGCAGGAGGCGGTGGCCGCGGGGCATGCGCCGGTGGCGGGATTCGAGGCCAACGGCGGCTTCCTGCTCGCCACCGACGTGCTGCGCCAGGGCCGGCGCCTGCCGGCGCTGCCGACACGCGATGCGGTGCTGCCCATGCTCTGCGCCCTGGTGGCGGCGCGCGAGGCGGATCTGCCCCTCTCGGCTCTGGTCGGCACCCTGCCCGCGCGCACCACGCGCAGCGAGCGCCTGCAGGACATGCCGACCCGGCTCAGCGAAGCCAGGCTGGCGGGCTTGCGCGGGGCCGGGGGTATCGACGCGGCGCGCGATCTGTTCGGCGCCCTGTGCGGAGAACCGGCCGGAATCGACTTCACCGACGGGGTGCGCATGCGCTTCGAGGGCGGCGACATCGTGCATCTGCGCCCCTCAGGCAATGCGCCCGAGCTGCGGGTGTACGCCGAGGCCGACAGCCCCGACCGGGCGGCCGAGCTGGTCACCGCCGGCATGGCCGTGCTGCGGTCGTGGCGGGAGGTGGGGGGCGAGTCGTAA
- a CDS encoding BexA codes for MKTYSSGMQARLAFAISMAIEFDCLLIDEMMAVGDHRFTEKCNAELFEKRGDRAMVIVAHQTDLIRAHCDHAAILDQGRRPCMRAWMRRSMPMKISEGVAAIGRTPSP; via the coding sequence GTGAAAACCTATTCCTCCGGGATGCAGGCGCGCCTGGCGTTTGCCATTTCCATGGCGATCGAATTCGACTGCCTCCTGATCGATGAGATGATGGCCGTCGGCGACCACCGCTTTACGGAAAAATGCAATGCGGAATTGTTCGAGAAACGCGGCGACCGGGCGATGGTGATCGTGGCGCACCAGACCGACCTCATCCGCGCGCACTGCGATCACGCCGCGATTCTCGACCAGGGGCGCCGACCGTGTATGAGAGCGTGGATGCGGCGATCCATGCCTATGAAAATCTCTGAGGGCGTTGCCGCGATCGGCAGAACGCCCTCCCCGTAA
- a CDS encoding addiction module killer protein has protein sequence MTYTVKRLDEFSDWLRGQKDGPTRQRLIKRLRKAQLGNLGDVGSVGEGVFEMREHFGPGWRMYYVQRGEVLVVMLGGGDKSTQQADIRRAIALAKALED, from the coding sequence ATGACCTATACGGTAAAACGCCTCGACGAGTTTTCCGATTGGCTCAGGGGACAGAAGGACGGTCCGACCAGGCAGCGCCTCATCAAGCGGCTTCGGAAAGCCCAACTCGGCAACTTGGGCGATGTCGGGTCGGTAGGCGAAGGCGTTTTCGAGATGCGCGAACACTTCGGGCCGGGTTGGCGCATGTATTACGTCCAGCGCGGCGAAGTCCTGGTTGTGATGCTCGGTGGCGGCGACAAATCCACCCAGCAGGCGGATATCCGCCGAGCGATTGCGCTGGCGAAAGCATTGGAGGATTGA
- a CDS encoding transcriptional regulator, with translation MMAKRIKVSELPEFDAAEYLNNEEDVAAYLTAVLEENDPGLLAAAIGDIARARGMSQVAKDSGIAREALYKALRPGSEPRFETIRRVCAALGVRLVAQPMHQTA, from the coding sequence ATGATGGCCAAGCGGATCAAGGTTTCCGAACTTCCCGAGTTCGATGCAGCCGAGTACCTGAACAACGAAGAGGATGTGGCGGCGTACCTGACGGCCGTTCTCGAGGAAAATGACCCGGGGCTGCTTGCCGCTGCGATTGGCGACATCGCCCGCGCGCGGGGGATGTCGCAGGTTGCAAAGGATTCCGGCATCGCCCGCGAAGCGCTATACAAGGCCCTTCGCCCCGGCAGCGAACCGCGCTTCGAGACGATCCGCCGGGTTTGCGCCGCCCTGGGGGTGCGTTTGGTCGCGCAACCAATGCACCAGACCGCCTGA